One window of Kosakonia cowanii JCM 10956 = DSM 18146 genomic DNA carries:
- the infA gene encoding translation initiation factor IF-1: MAKEDNIEMQGTVLETLPNTMFRVELENGHVVTAHISGKMRKNYIRILTGDKVTVELTPYDLSKGRIVFRSR; encoded by the coding sequence ATGGCCAAAGAAGACAATATTGAGATGCAGGGTACCGTTCTTGAAACGTTACCTAATACGATGTTCCGCGTAGAACTGGAAAACGGTCACGTGGTCACTGCGCATATCTCTGGTAAGATGCGTAAAAACTACATCCGTATCCTGACGGGCGATAAAGTGACTGTGGAACTGACCCCGTACGACCTGAGCAAAGGCCGCATTGTCTTCCGTAGCCGCTAA
- the aat gene encoding leucyl/phenylalanyl-tRNA--protein transferase, whose translation MRLVQLSRHSIAFPSPEAALREPNGLLALGGDLSPARLLMAYQRGIFPWFSPGDPILWWSPDPRAVLWPENFHVSRSMKRFHKTSPYRVTLNHAFGQVIDGCSDDRDEGTWITPDIVMAYHRLHELGHAHSIEVWEGDELVGGMYGVAQGSLFCGESMFSRRVNASKTALLVFSEEFARLGGKLIDCQVLNSHTASLGAVEIPRRDYLQYLAELRLAPLPSHFWVPRRLFPAR comes from the coding sequence ATGCGCCTGGTTCAGCTTTCTCGTCACTCTATTGCATTCCCTTCGCCGGAAGCGGCGCTGCGTGAACCCAACGGGCTGCTGGCGCTTGGTGGCGACTTAAGTCCGGCGCGCTTGCTGATGGCCTATCAGCGCGGGATTTTCCCGTGGTTTTCACCGGGTGATCCTATCCTCTGGTGGTCGCCCGATCCGCGCGCCGTATTATGGCCGGAAAATTTTCACGTCAGCCGCAGCATGAAGCGCTTTCATAAAACCTCACCTTATCGCGTGACGCTGAACCACGCTTTTGGCCAGGTCATTGATGGTTGTTCAGACGATCGTGACGAAGGCACGTGGATTACGCCCGATATCGTCATGGCTTACCACCGTTTGCATGAACTGGGTCATGCGCACTCGATTGAAGTGTGGGAAGGCGACGAGCTGGTAGGTGGGATGTATGGCGTCGCGCAGGGCTCGCTTTTCTGCGGTGAGTCGATGTTCAGCCGACGCGTAAATGCCTCGAAAACCGCCCTGCTGGTCTTTAGCGAGGAGTTCGCGAGACTTGGCGGTAAATTGATTGATTGCCAGGTGCTTAATAGCCATACCGCTTCCCTTGGCGCGGTGGAGATCCCCCGCCGCGACTATCTGCAATACCTCGCGGAACTACGTCTGGCCCCGCTTCCTTCACACTTTTGGGTGCCCCGTCGGCTCTTTCCGGCTCGTTGA